One genomic region from Streptomyces sp. NBC_00457 encodes:
- a CDS encoding dipeptidase, whose product MSSNPVAETVASLMPRARAELTELVAFKSVADFDQFPKSESEGAANWVADALRAEGFQDVALLDTPDGTQSVYGYLPGPEGAKTVLLYAHYDVQPPLDEAAWATPPFELTERDGRWYGRGAADCKGGVIMHLLALRALKANGGIPVHVKVIAEGSEEMGTGGLERYAEEHPELLAADTVVIGDAGNFRVGLPTVTSTLRGMTLVRVRIDTLEGNLHSGQFGGAAPDALGALIRVLDSLRAEDGSTTVDGLTDESSWDGLSYDEEQFRTDAKVLDGVELIGSGTVADRLWARPAVTVLGIDCPPVVGATPSVQASARALVSLRVPPGVDAAEATKLLQAHLETHTPWGARVHSEQVGQGQAFRADTNSPAYQAMADAMAVAYPGQDMQYAGQGGSIPLCNTLAALYPNAEILLIGLSEPEAQIHAVNESVSPQELERLSVAEALFLRNYAGS is encoded by the coding sequence ATGTCGTCGAATCCGGTCGCCGAGACCGTCGCCTCGCTGATGCCCAGGGCGCGGGCGGAGCTCACCGAACTGGTGGCGTTCAAGTCGGTGGCGGACTTCGACCAGTTCCCGAAGAGCGAGAGCGAGGGCGCCGCGAACTGGGTCGCCGACGCGCTGCGCGCCGAGGGCTTCCAGGACGTGGCCCTGCTCGACACCCCCGACGGCACGCAGTCCGTGTACGGTTACCTGCCCGGCCCCGAGGGCGCGAAGACGGTTCTCCTCTACGCCCACTACGACGTGCAGCCGCCGCTCGACGAGGCCGCGTGGGCCACGCCGCCCTTCGAACTGACCGAACGTGACGGGCGCTGGTACGGGCGCGGTGCCGCCGACTGCAAGGGCGGCGTGATCATGCACCTGCTCGCGCTGCGCGCGCTCAAGGCGAACGGCGGCATACCGGTCCACGTCAAGGTGATCGCCGAGGGTTCGGAGGAGATGGGTACGGGCGGCCTGGAGCGGTACGCCGAGGAGCACCCGGAGCTCCTGGCGGCCGACACCGTCGTCATCGGCGACGCGGGCAACTTCCGCGTCGGCCTGCCGACGGTCACCTCCACCCTGCGCGGCATGACCCTGGTCCGCGTCCGCATCGACACGCTCGAAGGCAACCTGCACTCCGGCCAGTTCGGCGGCGCCGCGCCCGACGCGCTGGGCGCGCTGATCCGCGTACTGGACTCGCTGCGCGCGGAGGACGGTTCGACGACGGTCGACGGGCTCACCGACGAGTCGTCGTGGGACGGGCTGAGTTACGACGAGGAGCAGTTCCGCACGGACGCCAAGGTGCTGGACGGCGTAGAGCTGATCGGCTCCGGCACGGTCGCCGACCGCCTCTGGGCACGCCCGGCCGTCACCGTCCTCGGCATCGACTGCCCGCCGGTCGTCGGCGCCACCCCGTCCGTGCAGGCGAGCGCCCGCGCGCTGGTCAGCCTGCGGGTGCCGCCGGGCGTGGACGCGGCCGAGGCCACCAAGCTGCTCCAGGCTCATCTCGAGACCCACACGCCGTGGGGCGCCCGGGTGCACTCCGAGCAGGTCGGCCAGGGCCAGGCTTTCCGCGCCGACACGAACAGCCCGGCGTACCAGGCGATGGCGGACGCGATGGCGGTGGCCTACCCGGGCCAGGACATGCAGTACGCCGGCCAGGGCGGCTCCATCCCCCTCTGCAACACCCTCGCCGCCCTCTACCCGAACGCCGAGATCCTCCTCATCGGCCTCAGCGAACCGGAGGCCCAGATCCACGCGGTGAACGAGAGCGTATCCCCGCAGGAACTGGAGCGGCTGTCGGTGGCGGAGGCACTGTTCCTCCGCAATTACGCGGGCAGCTGA
- a CDS encoding geranylgeranyl reductase family protein has product MSSENSSADDVRQVWDVVVVGAGPAGASAAYAAAVAGRRVLLLEKAELPRYKTCGGGIIGPSRDSLPPGFELPLRDRVHAVTFSSNGRFTRTRRSKQMLFGLINRSEFDQQLVEHAQKAGAELRTGVTVARVEQHGSAVPDRRTVAVVLQGGETLLARSVVGADGSASRIGAHVGVKLGQVDLGLEAEIPVPETVAEDWKGRVLIDWGPLPGSYGWVFPKGDTLTVGVISARGEGAATKRYLEDFVGRLGLAGFEPSISSGHLTRCRADDSPLSRGRVLVCGDAAGLLEPWTREGISFALRSGRLAGEWAVRIAEANDAVDTRRQALNYAFAIKAGLGVEMAVGKRLLTVFERRPGLFHAALTGFRPAWKAFTDITRGATSLGEMVRSHPMAQRALTALDRRPVGGEAGEVSS; this is encoded by the coding sequence GTGAGCAGCGAGAACTCTTCGGCGGACGACGTACGGCAGGTGTGGGACGTCGTCGTGGTGGGCGCGGGACCCGCGGGGGCCTCGGCCGCGTATGCGGCGGCGGTCGCGGGGCGCCGCGTCCTGCTGCTGGAGAAGGCCGAACTGCCGCGCTACAAGACATGCGGCGGTGGCATCATCGGCCCCTCGCGCGACTCCCTGCCGCCCGGCTTCGAGCTGCCGCTGCGGGACCGGGTGCACGCGGTCACGTTCTCCAGCAACGGACGCTTCACGCGTACACGCCGCTCCAAGCAGATGTTGTTCGGCCTGATCAACCGCTCCGAGTTCGACCAGCAGCTCGTCGAGCACGCGCAAAAGGCGGGGGCCGAGCTGCGTACGGGCGTCACCGTGGCGCGGGTCGAGCAGCACGGGTCGGCGGTGCCGGACCGGCGCACGGTCGCCGTCGTCCTGCAGGGCGGCGAGACGCTGCTCGCGCGTTCGGTCGTGGGGGCCGACGGCAGCGCCAGCCGCATAGGGGCGCACGTCGGCGTGAAGCTCGGCCAGGTGGATCTGGGCCTGGAGGCGGAGATCCCGGTGCCGGAGACCGTCGCCGAGGACTGGAAGGGGCGGGTGCTCATCGACTGGGGGCCCCTGCCCGGCAGTTACGGGTGGGTGTTCCCCAAGGGGGACACGCTGACCGTCGGGGTCATCTCCGCGCGGGGTGAAGGCGCGGCGACGAAGCGGTACCTGGAGGACTTCGTCGGGCGGCTCGGGCTCGCCGGGTTCGAACCCAGCATCTCCTCCGGCCACTTGACGCGCTGCCGCGCCGACGACTCGCCGCTGTCACGCGGGCGGGTGCTGGTGTGCGGGGACGCGGCGGGGCTGCTGGAGCCGTGGACACGCGAGGGCATCTCGTTCGCGCTGCGGTCGGGGCGGCTCGCGGGGGAGTGGGCGGTGCGGATCGCCGAGGCGAACGACGCGGTGGACACCCGGCGCCAGGCCCTGAACTACGCCTTCGCCATCAAGGCGGGGCTGGGTGTCGAGATGGCGGTCGGCAAGCGGCTGCTGACCGTGTTCGAGCGGCGCCCCGGTCTCTTCCACGCGGCGCTGACCGGCTTCCGGCCTGCCTGGAAGGCGTTCACGGACATCACGCGCGGGGCGACGTCGCTGGGCGAGATGGTCCGCTCGCATCCGATGGCCCAGCGCGCCTTGACCGCGCTGGACCGCCGGCCCGTCGGCGGCGAGGCCGGCGAGGTCAGCTCTTGA
- a CDS encoding nitroreductase family deazaflavin-dependent oxidoreductase produces the protein MSTSTHVQKPGWFTINVFNRSVAWMTRRGLSVWGSRVLAVRGRKSGEWRTTPVNLLTVDGTQYLVAPRGHVQWTHNMRAAGGGELRLGKNVETFTATEVADDDKPPLLRAYLKRWKAEVGVFFKGVGPDSSDEELRRIAPDHPVFRITVKS, from the coding sequence ATGTCCACGTCCACCCACGTTCAGAAGCCCGGCTGGTTCACCATCAACGTCTTCAACCGCTCCGTGGCCTGGATGACGCGCCGCGGGCTCAGCGTCTGGGGCTCCCGGGTCCTCGCCGTCCGCGGCCGCAAGAGCGGCGAGTGGCGCACGACACCGGTCAACCTGCTCACGGTGGACGGCACGCAGTACCTCGTCGCACCCCGCGGCCACGTCCAGTGGACGCACAACATGCGGGCCGCGGGCGGCGGTGAGCTGCGGCTCGGGAAGAACGTGGAGACGTTCACCGCGACCGAGGTCGCCGACGACGACAAGCCCCCGCTGCTGCGCGCCTACCTCAAGCGCTGGAAGGCCGAGGTCGGTGTGTTCTTCAAGGGCGTCGGCCCGGACTCGTCCGACGAGGAGCTGCGGCGCATCGCCCCCGACCACCCCGTGTTCCGGATCACGGTCAAGAGCTGA
- a CDS encoding TetR/AcrR family transcriptional regulator: MSTAQGARARARIEVTAAIKDEARRQLAAEGAAKLSLRAVARELGMASSALYRYFPSRDDLLTALIIDAYNSMGQSAEAAHEKVADAGPAQRWVTVCEAVRAWALGHPHEYALIYGSPVPGYTAPDDTVPAASRVGHLFIGILRDAYQGLGLAKPPLPAELRPEAERMTADLAPDLPPETVNALVAAWAQLYGLVGFELFGQFNRVVENRETFFRHAVAQLAHGVGLRSAR; the protein is encoded by the coding sequence ATGAGCACCGCACAAGGAGCCCGCGCCCGAGCCAGGATCGAGGTCACCGCCGCCATCAAGGACGAGGCGCGCAGACAGCTCGCGGCCGAAGGCGCCGCCAAGCTCTCGCTGCGCGCCGTGGCCCGCGAACTCGGCATGGCCTCCTCCGCGCTCTACCGCTACTTCCCGAGCCGCGACGACCTGCTCACTGCCCTCATCATCGACGCCTACAACTCCATGGGCCAGAGCGCGGAGGCGGCCCACGAGAAGGTCGCGGACGCCGGGCCCGCACAGCGCTGGGTCACGGTGTGCGAGGCGGTACGCGCGTGGGCGCTGGGGCATCCGCACGAGTACGCGCTGATCTACGGTTCGCCGGTCCCCGGCTACACCGCGCCCGACGACACCGTCCCCGCCGCCTCCCGGGTCGGTCACCTCTTCATCGGCATCCTCCGCGACGCCTACCAGGGCCTCGGCCTCGCCAAGCCGCCGCTGCCCGCCGAGCTGCGCCCCGAGGCCGAACGGATGACGGCCGACCTCGCGCCCGACCTGCCCCCCGAGACGGTCAACGCACTCGTCGCGGCCTGGGCCCAGCTGTACGGGCTGGTCGGGTTCGAGCTGTTCGGCCAGTTCAACCGGGTCGTGGAGAACCGCGAGACGTTCTTCCGGCATGCGGTGGCTCAACTCGCCCATGGGGTGGGCTTGCGCTCCGCTCGATAG
- a CDS encoding AfsR/SARP family transcriptional regulator: MGTTGTARGPHTATTAASPALRCELLGPLRALRDGVEIPLGPPKQRAVLAVLLLQEGRPLSYDGLVEAVWGGTPPVHVRNLVQKYVSGLRRALGEGPELSWTGTGYLLTGAEADDLRERRRLVDQALAARDAGELRQAGELARCAEELWRGDFAEGLQAPYLAAERLRWAEKRLTVLEARLAGAIELGQSFEYVHELVRLVAAHPLRERLVELLMLALCRTGRPTDALTAYEAARQRLAEAMGADPGPALRSLHERILRQDPALLPLPAVALQ; encoded by the coding sequence ATGGGGACAACGGGGACTGCGCGCGGCCCGCACACGGCGACGACGGCGGCTTCACCCGCCCTGCGCTGCGAACTGCTCGGCCCACTGCGCGCGTTGCGCGACGGAGTGGAGATCCCCCTCGGCCCACCGAAACAACGCGCGGTGCTCGCTGTCCTGTTGCTCCAGGAGGGGCGCCCCCTGTCGTACGACGGCCTGGTCGAGGCCGTGTGGGGCGGAACGCCGCCGGTGCATGTGCGCAACCTCGTGCAGAAGTACGTCTCCGGGCTGCGCCGCGCGCTCGGGGAGGGGCCGGAGCTGTCGTGGACCGGCACCGGATACCTGCTCACCGGGGCCGAGGCCGACGACCTGCGCGAACGGCGCCGCCTGGTCGACCAGGCCCTGGCGGCACGGGACGCGGGCGAGCTGCGGCAGGCCGGTGAGCTGGCCCGGTGTGCCGAGGAGTTGTGGCGCGGCGACTTCGCCGAGGGCCTGCAGGCGCCCTACCTCGCGGCGGAGCGACTGCGCTGGGCCGAGAAACGGCTCACCGTCCTCGAAGCCCGGCTCGCCGGAGCGATCGAACTCGGCCAGTCCTTCGAGTACGTCCACGAACTCGTCCGGCTCGTGGCCGCGCACCCGTTGCGCGAGCGCCTCGTCGAGCTGCTGATGCTCGCGCTGTGCCGCACCGGCCGGCCGACCGACGCGCTCACCGCATACGAGGCCGCACGGCAACGCCTCGCCGAGGCGATGGGCGCGGATCCGGGACCCGCACTGCGATCACTGCACGAGCGGATCCTGCGGCAGGACCCGGCCCTACTGCCGCTACCGGCGGTTGCGCTGCAGTAG
- a CDS encoding MMPL family transporter has protein sequence MLTRLGRLAVRYSRAVLIGAVLVLLGLGAYGAGAQDDLDLSDWSAPGTESVHAGDRLRDDFGTGNPNLALLVTARDGDVDSPRTERAARELTAEVEQLPLVTDVTAYWDSGSPALRGEDGRRALILAHLEGAPTEIREELGTPSPRLTRTTPELDVRAGGQEEISRQVGEQARTDFLRAEAFALPAVLLLLILVYRRTTAALLTVGVGLFAVLGTLAGLRLLARFTEVSTFGANLALVLGLGLGVDYSLFVINRYREERAAGRDQQAAVVRATVVAGRTVVFSGVTVAVSLCALLVFPFFFLRSFAYAGVLVVLIAVAGAVLLLPAALGRWGHRVERPAAPASGFWHRTALAAMRRPLLAGAGVLTILLVAASPLLGLRFGLPDEHTLPEGTSSRTTSEIVHREFAAEPTDTVQVVLGEPADTRAYAAELSRLPGVFQVDAPEGTYREGARTAPPGQDRLRAPDGSVRLAVVPTQQAMYGDVPAFVERVRDTPAPAPALVGGYPGEMTDFRSTLLDRLPLAIGIVLVATYVILFLMTGSVLLPAKATVLNLLSLSVMFGCLVWVFQDGHLSGLLGFTPTGSIEPSIPVLMFCVAYGLSMDYEVFLLARIKEEHERTGDTEQAVGEGIRRSAPLITAAAGILALSFLSYATGGVVFLKELGIGTALTILVDATLIRVVLLPVTMRLAGRANWWAPRRLRRLRVREEKAEEDVLRGEYV, from the coding sequence ATGCTCACTCGGCTCGGCCGACTCGCCGTGCGGTACAGCCGCGCCGTGCTGATCGGCGCGGTTCTCGTCCTCCTCGGCCTGGGCGCGTACGGCGCGGGCGCCCAGGACGACCTCGACCTCTCGGACTGGAGCGCCCCCGGCACCGAGTCCGTGCACGCGGGTGACCGGCTGCGCGACGACTTCGGCACCGGCAACCCCAACCTCGCCCTGCTCGTCACGGCCCGCGACGGCGACGTGGACAGCCCGCGCACCGAACGGGCGGCCCGTGAACTCACTGCCGAGGTAGAACAGTTGCCGCTCGTCACGGACGTCACCGCGTACTGGGACTCCGGGAGCCCCGCCCTGCGCGGCGAGGACGGACGCCGCGCCCTGATCCTGGCCCACCTCGAAGGCGCCCCCACCGAGATCCGAGAGGAACTCGGCACACCGTCACCCCGGTTGACCCGCACCACACCCGAACTGGACGTCCGCGCAGGCGGCCAGGAGGAGATCTCCCGGCAGGTCGGTGAGCAGGCCCGCACCGACTTCCTGCGCGCGGAGGCCTTCGCGCTGCCCGCCGTACTCCTTTTGCTGATCCTCGTCTACCGGCGCACCACGGCCGCCCTGCTGACCGTCGGAGTCGGCCTGTTCGCCGTCCTCGGCACCCTCGCCGGACTGCGCCTGCTCGCGCGCTTCACCGAGGTGTCGACGTTCGGCGCGAACCTGGCACTCGTACTCGGCCTCGGACTCGGCGTCGACTACAGCCTGTTCGTGATCAACCGCTACCGTGAGGAACGCGCGGCGGGCCGGGATCAGCAGGCGGCGGTGGTCAGGGCGACCGTCGTGGCCGGGCGGACCGTCGTGTTCAGCGGTGTCACGGTCGCGGTGTCGCTGTGTGCGCTGCTGGTGTTCCCGTTCTTCTTCCTGCGGTCGTTCGCGTACGCCGGTGTCCTCGTCGTGCTCATCGCGGTGGCCGGAGCCGTGCTCCTCCTCCCTGCCGCGCTCGGCCGCTGGGGCCACCGTGTGGAGCGTCCCGCCGCACCCGCCTCCGGGTTCTGGCACCGCACGGCCCTCGCCGCCATGCGCCGCCCGCTCCTCGCCGGCGCCGGCGTGCTCACGATCCTGCTCGTCGCCGCCTCACCCCTGCTCGGCCTGCGCTTCGGTCTCCCCGACGAGCACACGCTCCCGGAGGGCACGTCCTCGCGCACCACCTCCGAGATCGTGCACCGCGAGTTCGCCGCCGAACCCACGGACACCGTCCAGGTCGTCCTCGGCGAACCGGCCGACACGCGCGCGTACGCCGCCGAACTCTCCCGTCTCCCGGGCGTGTTCCAGGTAGACGCACCCGAGGGGACCTACCGCGAAGGGGCGCGCACCGCACCCCCCGGCCAGGACCGGCTCAGGGCACCCGACGGAAGCGTGCGCCTGGCCGTCGTACCCACCCAGCAGGCCATGTACGGCGACGTCCCCGCCTTCGTCGAACGCGTCAGGGACACCCCGGCCCCCGCTCCTGCCCTGGTCGGCGGCTACCCGGGCGAGATGACCGACTTCCGCTCCACGTTGCTCGACCGGCTCCCGCTCGCGATCGGGATCGTGCTGGTGGCGACGTACGTGATCCTCTTCCTGATGACCGGGAGCGTGCTGCTGCCCGCGAAGGCGACCGTGCTGAATCTGCTCAGTCTGTCGGTGATGTTCGGCTGTCTGGTGTGGGTCTTCCAGGACGGGCATCTGTCCGGGCTTCTCGGCTTCACCCCGACGGGCTCGATCGAGCCGAGCATCCCAGTGCTGATGTTCTGCGTGGCGTACGGGCTGTCCATGGACTACGAGGTGTTCCTGCTCGCACGGATCAAGGAGGAACACGAGCGCACCGGCGACACCGAGCAGGCCGTCGGCGAGGGCATCCGGCGCAGCGCGCCGCTGATCACCGCCGCGGCCGGGATCCTGGCGCTGTCGTTCCTGTCGTACGCCACCGGAGGCGTCGTCTTCCTCAAGGAACTCGGCATCGGGACGGCCCTGACGATCCTCGTCGACGCCACCCTGATCCGGGTCGTGCTGCTGCCGGTGACGATGCGGCTGGCGGGGCGGGCGAACTGGTGGGCGCCGAGGCGGCTGCGCCGGCTGCGGGTGCGGGAGGAAAAGGCGGAGGAGGACGTACTTCGGGGGGAGTACGTGTGA
- a CDS encoding sensor histidine kinase: MDRLRVRGGGTLPWWRYGPPWAHRWDDEERGARWPWRSTVALTVFVLVGSGFAAEAQVDERAALDPFARVLLIVACAVLLWRKRYPVAVVFGTATAAMVYFGAGYPYGPIFLAVALACFSAIVTGHRRAAWAAVGMLWIGHVLIAHWLYRWLPPSGDGPQPWGTEGVVAAWVVAIVALAELVKVRREQWARERAERAQAAKRRADEERLRIARELHDVLAHSISVINVQAGVGLALLDSDPEQARTALSTIKAASKEALGEVRQVLDTLRTPGDAPRAPAPGLDRLPELVEQAASAGLSVEVEGESPPLPPGADLAAFRIVQEALTNVVRHSGSRHARVHLDHETGALRLRIDDDGPATGADAGGSGNGLAGMRERAAALGGTIEAGPRDDGGFRVLAVLPLNAKEDDR; encoded by the coding sequence ATGGACAGGCTTCGGGTACGCGGTGGGGGCACGCTGCCGTGGTGGCGGTACGGGCCGCCGTGGGCGCACCGCTGGGACGACGAGGAGCGGGGCGCCCGGTGGCCCTGGCGATCCACCGTGGCGCTCACCGTTTTCGTGCTGGTCGGCTCGGGCTTCGCGGCTGAGGCGCAGGTGGACGAACGCGCGGCGCTTGACCCCTTCGCGCGGGTGCTGCTGATCGTGGCCTGTGCCGTGCTGCTGTGGCGGAAGCGGTACCCGGTCGCCGTGGTCTTCGGGACGGCGACGGCCGCGATGGTCTACTTCGGCGCCGGGTACCCGTACGGGCCGATCTTCCTGGCCGTGGCCCTGGCCTGCTTCAGCGCCATCGTCACGGGGCATCGGCGGGCGGCCTGGGCGGCCGTGGGGATGCTCTGGATCGGGCATGTGCTGATCGCGCACTGGCTGTACCGCTGGCTGCCGCCGTCCGGGGACGGGCCCCAGCCGTGGGGTACGGAAGGCGTCGTCGCCGCCTGGGTGGTCGCCATCGTGGCGCTGGCCGAGCTGGTCAAGGTCCGGCGGGAGCAGTGGGCCCGGGAGCGGGCCGAGCGCGCCCAGGCGGCGAAACGGCGTGCCGACGAGGAGCGGCTGCGGATCGCGCGTGAGCTGCACGACGTCCTCGCGCACAGCATCTCGGTCATCAACGTTCAGGCGGGCGTCGGCCTCGCGCTCCTCGACTCCGACCCCGAGCAGGCGCGCACGGCGCTCAGCACCATCAAGGCCGCCAGCAAGGAGGCGCTCGGCGAGGTCCGCCAGGTCCTCGACACGCTCCGCACGCCGGGTGACGCGCCGCGCGCCCCGGCACCCGGCCTCGACCGGCTGCCCGAACTGGTGGAGCAGGCGGCGAGCGCGGGCCTCTCCGTCGAGGTCGAGGGCGAGTCCCCGCCGCTGCCGCCCGGCGCGGACCTCGCCGCGTTCCGTATCGTTCAGGAGGCCCTCACCAATGTCGTACGGCACTCGGGCTCGCGGCACGCGCGCGTGCACCTCGATCACGAGACCGGGGCGCTACGGCTGCGGATCGACGACGACGGGCCCGCGACCGGCGCCGACGCGGGCGGCAGCGGCAACGGACTGGCCGGAATGCGGGAGAGGGCCGCGGCCCTCGGTGGCACGATCGAGGCGGGACCGCGCGACGACGGCGGATTCCGTGTGCTGGCGGTACTGCCGCTCAATGCCAAGGAGGACGACCGGTGA
- a CDS encoding response regulator transcription factor, producing the protein MIRVLLADDQSLVRAGFKALLDAQPDIEVAGEAADGEQALRMVRELRPDVVLMDIRMPKLDGLAATRRITDEAELTDVKVVMLTTFELDEYVFEAIRSGASGFLVKDTEPEELLRAVRAVVGGDALLSPGVTRRLIAEFAARSKEPAAADALGELTEREREVMALVGIGLSNDEIARRLVVSPLTAKTHVSRTMVKLGARDRAQLVVLAYESGLVRPGWLG; encoded by the coding sequence GTGATCCGCGTACTGCTCGCCGACGACCAGTCCCTGGTCCGCGCAGGCTTCAAGGCGCTGCTCGACGCCCAGCCGGACATCGAGGTCGCCGGCGAGGCCGCCGACGGTGAGCAGGCGCTGCGCATGGTGCGCGAACTGCGCCCCGACGTCGTCCTCATGGACATCCGCATGCCCAAGCTCGACGGACTGGCCGCGACCCGCCGGATCACCGACGAAGCCGAGCTGACGGACGTCAAGGTCGTCATGCTCACCACCTTCGAGCTCGACGAGTACGTCTTCGAGGCGATCCGTTCCGGCGCCTCCGGCTTTCTGGTCAAGGACACCGAGCCGGAGGAACTGCTGCGCGCCGTACGGGCGGTGGTCGGGGGCGACGCGCTGCTCTCGCCGGGCGTGACACGCCGCCTGATCGCCGAGTTCGCCGCCCGCTCCAAGGAGCCCGCGGCCGCCGACGCCCTCGGCGAACTCACCGAGCGGGAACGGGAGGTGATGGCGCTGGTCGGCATCGGCCTGTCCAACGACGAGATCGCCCGCCGCCTGGTCGTCAGTCCGCTCACCGCGAAGACCCACGTCAGCCGCACGATGGTGAAGCTGGGCGCCCGGGACCGCGCCCAACTCGTCGTGCTCGCCTACGAGTCGGGGCTGGTACGGCCGGGCTGGCTGGGCTGA
- a CDS encoding DUF6332 family protein, which produces MVTPVLFAARVVSVLLRLRQPPQPSQPGRTSPDS; this is translated from the coding sequence GTGGTCACGCCCGTACTCTTCGCCGCCCGCGTCGTCAGTGTGCTGCTCCGCTTGCGGCAGCCGCCTCAGCCCAGCCAGCCCGGCCGTACCAGCCCCGACTCGTAG